The following proteins are encoded in a genomic region of Pyricularia oryzae 70-15 chromosome 6, whole genome shotgun sequence:
- a CDS encoding salicylate hydroxylase, whose product MTGPLDMKIIIAGAGMGGLGCALSLARKGFKHIEVYETASNLGFVGAGIQMAPNMVRILDRLGCWRGSGIEKEATNVKETSIRQGSTNEELAHVNMPDIAAKYGYPHCTGHRSSLAGGMYEACKKEPAITFHFGTSVVGVSNWGPAKPHVTVRSAGADEETKDVEADVVLAADGIKSVVRREMLARYGAEPEEEDTGQACYRIMLTRAEMEAIGEPELLELMDSDLVVRWIGEKRHIIAYSVAGKSIYNLSTTQPDVNFASGPTSTYTTRASKEAMLKVFEDFCPLVQKMLNMVPSGDVCEWKLRQHKTLPTWCDGPVALLGDACHPTLPHLSQGAAMAIEDGAVIAEVLSRLPPGEVDPVQVGRCLKVYEQLRKDRTSELVSLAAMSARALHLGDGKAKEERDRQFAEARAKGGAPVPDKWASPEVQKMIYSHDCVQHAAENYDGILANMS is encoded by the exons ATGACAGGCCCTTTGGACATGAAAATAATTATAGCTGGGGCGGGCATGGGAGGCCTGGGCTGTGCACTATCCCTGGCAAGGAAGGGCTTCAAGCACATCGAAGTGTACGAGACTGCCTCGAACCTGGGCTtcgtcggcgccggcatTCAGATGGCTCCAAACATGGTGCGTATCCTGGACAGGCTTGGTTGCTGGAGAGGGAGTGGGATCGAGAAGGAGGCTACGAATGTCAAGGAAACGAGCATCAGAC AGGGCAGCACCAACGAGGAACTTGCCCATGTCAACATGCCGGACATAGCTGCCAAGTATGGCTACCCTCACTGCACTGGCCATCGCTCATCCTTGGCAGGCGGCATGTATGAAGCCTGCAAGAAGGAGCCGGCCATCACGTTTCACTTCGGGACGTCAGTCGTAGGCGTGAGCAACTGGGGTCCCGCAAAACCTCACGTCACGGTTCGGTCCGCGGGTGCCGACGAAGAAACGAAGGACGTGGAGGCGGACGTGGTCCTTGCAGCGGATGGCATCAAGAGCGTCGTGCGGAGGGAGATGCTCGCTCGTTACGGAGCCGagcccgaggaggaggatacCGGCCAGGCCTGCTACCGTATCATGCTGACGCGGGCCGAAATGGAGGCGATCGGCGAGCcggagctcctcgagcttaTGGACAGCGACCTGGTCGTGCGCTGGATCGGGGAGAAGCGCCACATCATCGCGTACTCGGTCGCGGGCAAGTCCATCTACAACCTGTCGACGACGCAGCCCGACGTCAACTTTGCCTCCGGTCCTACCTCGACTTACACGACACGCGCGTCCAAGGAGGCAATGCTCAAGGTTTTTGAAGACTTTTGCCCGCTCGTCCAGAAGATGCTTAACATGGTGCCGAGCGGTGATGTTTGCGAGTGGAAGCTGCGGCAGCACAAGACGCTGCCGACGTGGTGCGATGGCCCCGTTGCCCTGCTCGGTGACGCCTGCCACCCGACGCTGCCGCACCTGAGCCAGGGCGCCGCCATGGCCATCGAGGACGGCGCGGTGATCGCAGAGGTGTTGAGCCGCCTGCCCCCGGGTGAGGTAGACCCTGTTCAGGTCGGCCGCTGTCTCAAGGTGTACGAGCAGCTGCGGAAGGATCGTACCTCAGAGCTGGTCAGCCTAGCGGCCATGTCGGCCCGGGCACTGCACTTGGGCGAcggcaaggccaaggaggagcgAGATCGGCAGTTTGCTGAAGCCCGCGCCAAGGGTGGTGCCCCCGTTCCGGACAAGTGGGCCTCGCCCGAGGTGCAAAAGATGATATACTCACATGACTGTGTTCAACATGCCGCCGAGAATTACGACGGTATCCTGGCGAACATGTCATAG
- a CDS encoding aquaporin has translation MASDEQTSTTPITVVLPTVTPSTNISNAADTAPSSRSSSRASTSQRLHSLDNTTTHVSPTHSLNVSYPATEASHKKQTYPPFQDHFSASSTRRSKPEDQSSLGRPGSKMALSPILRNHGTAALAELVGTFLFLFFAFSAAGVANAVPPEFSDGIAVPNIAALLYISFAFGISLMVNVFAFYRISGGQFNPAVSTALCLVGAIPPLRAGFCIVGQIVGGIIAAAAVDGLYPTFLNVETTLGSGVSPAQGVFIEMFLTTQLILVILLLAVEKHRLTYLAPLGIGFALFVTHLAAVINRSFPSYHWIYWIGPMLGALLASGFYTLLDFCKWKQVNPGQDWDGIGEKEAQRDDFDGARDPLTRVA, from the exons ATGGCCAGCGACGAACAGACCTCAACTACCCCCATCACGGTGGTTCTACCCACTGTCACTCCGTCTACAAACATCTCCAATGCCGCAGACACTGCTCCATCTTCTCGATCATCCTCTCGCGCGTCAACATCTCAAAGACTTCATTCCCTAGATAACACCACAACACACGTTAGCCCCACGCATTCTTTGAACGTATCCTATCCAGCCACCGAAGCCTCGCACAAAAAGCAAACCTATCCACCCTTTCAAGACCACTTCTCAGCCTCGTCAACCAGACGTTCGAAACCAGAAGACCAGAGCAGCCTTGGCCGCCCAGGTTCCAAAATGGCGCTGTCTCCTATCCTCCGCAACCACGGCACGGCCGCACTCGCCGAGCTTGTTGGAACCTTCCTTTTCCTCTTCTTTGCCTTCTCCGCCGCCGGGGTCGCCAATGCTGTGCCGCCTGAGTTTAGCGATGGCATTGCGGTGCCCAATATTGCAGCGCTTCTGTACATATCGTTTGCCTTTGGCATCTCCCTGATGGTCAACGTCTTTGCCTTTTACCGCATCTCGGGTGGTCAATTCAACCCTGCT GTCTCGACGGCACTTTGCTTGGTTGGCGCAATCCCGCCGTTGCGTGCCGGGTTCTGCATTGTGGGCCAGATTGTTGGCGGCAtcattgccgccgccgcggtcGACGGTCTCTACCCTACGTTCCTGAACGTCGAAACCACTCTGGGATCTGGCGTCTCGCCGGCCCAGGGTGTCTTTATCGAAATGTTCCTCACAACGCAGTTGATCTTGGTCATTCTCCTGTTGGCAGTTGAGAAGCACAGGTTGACATACCTAGCTCCACTTGGCATCGGCTTTGCCCTCTTCGTGACGCATCTTGCTG CCGTCATCAACCGCAGCTTCCCTTCCTACCACTGGATATACTGGATCGGTCCCATGCTCGGCGCTCTCCTTGCATCGGGATTCTACACCCTTCTCGATTTCTGCAAGTGGAAGCAGGTCAACCCTGGCCAAGACTGGGACGGCATTGGCGAGAAAGAGGCTCAGAGGGACGACTTCGACGGAGCCCGCGATCCCTTGACGAGGGTCGCTTGA
- a CDS encoding cation efflux system protein czcD has translation MVFHISRKSRIIIAISISALFFIAELYVAFRTRSLALMADAFHYINDVVSFVIGLVAIMLSERKETPPEMLSFGWQRATILGSFFNGVFLLALGLSIFLQSIERFVSLELFADDGDVQNIMIIPVDILTVTHTASNMNMQTNQSRTIHGTLWMHMLNMLNIGTTSKLPWPRVMPMILTSSEARFYADPAISTFIAIMIFVTAVPLVRKSGEILLQSVPVGLSPSDVTHDLEKIPGVDSVHHLHIWRLDQTKTVASVHVVVQDEAISDFMTKARTVTECLHAYGIHTAIIQPEVAFHQGPALPAVISDEDQASIGISTLIPASSSSSSRTNTGQRGTRCQMPCSSLCEDLRCCT, from the exons ATGGTGTTTCATATTAGCCGCAAGTCCAGAATCATTATAGCCATCAGTATATCGGCGCTGTTCTTCATAGCGGAGCTCTATG TTGCATTCAGGACTCGCTCGTTAGCCCTCATGGCAGACGCCTTTCATTAT ATCAACGATGTTGTCAGTTTTGTAATAGGCCTCGTGGCCATAATG CTATCTGAACGGAAAGAGACGCCCCCAGAGATGCTCTCTTTTGGCTGGCAGAGAGCAACTATACTGGGCTCTTTCTTCAATGGAGTTTTCCTTCTTGCTCTTGGTCTGAGTATCTTTCTTCAGTCCATTGAGCGGTTTGTATCTCTTGAAC TTTTTGCTGATGACGGAGACGTGCAGAACATCATGATCATTCCGGTGGACATTCTCACAGTCACTCACACGGCGAGCAACATGAACAT GCAGACGAACCAATCAAGGACGATCCACGGCACGTTATGGATGCACATGCTGAACATGCTGAACATCGGCACCACCTCCAAGTTACCCTGGCCAAGGGTCATGCCCATGATCTTG ACAAGCTCGGAAGCCAGGTTTTACGCGGACCCCGCAATTAGCACATTTATTGCCATTATGATCTTCGTTACGGCAGTCCCACTGGTGCGGAAGAGTGGTGAGATACTATTGCAGAGTGTCCCGGTCGGTCTCAGTCCGTCTGATGTTACGCACGATCTTGAGAAG ATACCCGGGGTCGATTCGGTTCACCACCTCCACATCTGGCGCCTTGACCAGACCAAGACGGTCGCATCTGTACATGTAGTGGTTCAGGATGAAGCCATTTCAGACTTCATGACAAAGGCCAGAACGGTGACGGAGTGTCTCCACGCATATGGAATTCACACTGCCATCATTCAGCCCGAGGTTGCATTCCATCAGGGGCCAGCCCTGCCAGCAGTAATCTCTGATGAGGATCAGGCTTCAATAGGGATCTCAACGCTAATTCCGGCGTCATCCTCGTCTTCTTCTAGAACTAATACGGGGCAACGTGGCACAAGATGCCAGATGCCATGCAGCAGTCTTTGTGAAGATCTCAGGTGCTGCACTTAG